The segment GAAGTGGTCGAAGCGAGCGACGGCGAAGACGTGCGGCCCGGCGTGATTTACATCGCTCCCGGCGGACATCAGATGAAGGTCGAACGGGATGGCGTGAAGACGCGCGTGCGAGTCAACGACGATCCGCACGAACGAAACTGCCGCCCCTCGGTCGATTACCTGTTTCGCTCGATTTCGCATGTTTACGGCGGATCTACGCTCGGCGTGATCATGACCGGCATGGGAGACGACGGCACGGTCGGTTGCCGACTGCTGAAACGCCTGGGGGCGAACATCATCGCACAAAATGAAGAGAGTTCGGTCGTCTACGGAATGCCGCGGAGCATCGTCGAGGCCGGCTTGGCTGATTTGATTTGTCCACTTAACGACGTCGGACGGGAAATCGTCAATTGCGTCAAACGGAGCAGGGGTTAGGGGAATATGACGCCTCAAGATATTGACGCTGTTTGCGGGCTGGTCTACGACCTGTGCGGAATTGCACTCGACAGCTCGAAGGATTATTTGATCGAGAGCCGTCTGGCCGATCTCGTGAAACGAGAAGGTTGCGCCAACTACGTTGAATTCGCGGTCCGCGCTCGCAACTCGCATGGCGACTTGAAGCGCGACGTCATCAACGCGATCACCACCCGCGAAACGCTCTTCTTCCGCGACAAGTCGCCGTTTGAAGCTTTGATGTTCAAAGCGATTCCGGAACTGGTCGACGAGAAGTCGAAGCACGCCTACGATCGTCGCATTCGCATTTGGTCGGCCGCTTGCAGCACCGGGCAAGAGCCGTACAGCATCGCGATGACGCTGATGGAAACGCTTCCCGACTATCGGAGCTGGAACATCTCGATCCTGGCGACCGACATTTCGGACGATGCGTTGGCTCGCGCCAGCCGCGGACTTTATCCGCCGATGGAGACGTCGCGCGGCCTGGAAGCGAAATACCTCAACAAGTACTTCATTCCTCAAGAAGGCGGACATCGCATCAAGGATGAAGTCCGCTCGCTCGTTTCGTTCGAGAAGGTCAATTTGCTGCAAAGCTTCGCCCATCTCGGCCGCTTCGACATCATCTTCTGCCGCAACGCGATCATCTACTTCAATGCGGAAGATCGAAAACGGACCTACGTCAACCTGGCGAACCAGTTGACCGACAACGGTTACTTTTTCGTCGGATCGTCCGAATCGCTGATCGACCTCGGTCCGCGGTTCCAACCGCAGCACCACTGCAAGTCGGTCTTTTATCAACCGAACCGCCAATTGCCCGATTTTATTTTGGCGAACAAGGTTGGAAGTACGACCGCTCCAACGATGGCCAGCGTCCGCTAGCAGATTCGCTCTTTGGGCATCAGCCCACTCGGCGTAAAATTGGCCACGTCAATCGATCGTCCAAGGAAGGATTCGTCATGCGCGTCGCCTCGCTCGTTAGCTCGCTTCTCCTGTTCGCCGTCATGCTGGGTGGAGTTTCCGCCGAAGAGCCGATGGCGCCGGTCGGTGGCGGGCCGACTGCCGAAGAGCTAAAAGAAATCGCGAAAATCCGCGCCGCCCTCGGTCCCGAATTCCATATCGCCTCGCAGGCGTTTGGCGCCGACGTGAAAGTTCCGGCCATGGAGGAGGCTCCGAAATCGGAATCGGCCGATGTGTTGGCGGCCGACTCGGCTGCTAGCACCTTCTTCTCCAGCTTGACGCCCCCGTCGCTCGAGCGAGCGGCGAAATTCCTGACGCTGGCCAAGTCCGATCTCCACACGCTGTCGGCCTCTACCACTGACAACACCCCCGCCGAAGCGGCAGAACTGCGGGAGATCGAAAAGAAATGCCGCGAACTGGCCGACCAACTGGAGCGTCTAGCAAAGTTAAAGGCGCAGAAAGCGACGCAACTGCGGTAGATCACCGCATTTAGGCCGCAGCTCGCCGCCGACGGCGACCGAGCGGCATTGTTCGTTTGGCGGACTGGCGCTATAATCCGGAATTCGTAACTATTTACGAACGTTCCCTTTGTGACGATTTTAGCGTCTTGCGAGCAATCTACGGCATGTCGGGCTACAACATCACTCACTTGCGTCAGTTGGAAGCGGAAAGCATTCACATCATTCGTGAAGTCGCCGCCGAGTTCGAAAACCCGGTCATGCTCTATTCGATCGGCAAAGACTCGTCGGTGATGGTGCAGCTGGCGCTCAAAGCGTTCTATCCGGCGAAGCCGCCGTTTCCGCTGATGCACGTCGATACGACGTGGAAGTTCAAGGAAATGATCGACTTCCGCGAATCGTACGCTCGCGAGGAACTCGGCCTCGACCTGATCGTTCACATCAACGAAGAAGGTCGCGCGGTTGGCATCGATCCGTTTGAAGACAGCGTCAAACATACCGACCTGATGAAGACCGCTTCGCTGAAGCAGGCGCTCAACAAATACAAATTCGACGCGGCCTTCGGCGGCGCTCGCCGTGACGAAGAGAAATCGCGAGCCAAAGAACGAGTCTTCTCGTTCCGCGACAAAAACCATCGCTGGGACCCGAAAAACCAGCGTCCCGAGCTCTGGAACGTCTACAACACAAAGGTCAACAAAGGGGAAAGCATCCGCGTTTTCCCGCTGTCGAACTGGACCGAGCTCGACGTCTGGCAATACATCCACCTCGAAAAGATTCCGATCGTTCCCCTCTATTACTCGGCAAAACGACCGGTCGTCTGGCGGAATGACATGTGGATCATGGTCGACGACGATCGCTTTGTGCTGCAGCCGGGCGAGAAGATCGAAGAGAAGATGGTCCGCTTCCGCACCCTCGGCTGTTATCCGCTGACCGGCGCAGTCGAATCGGAAGCGACGACGCTCCCTGACATCATACAGGAAATGTTGCTGACCACGACGTCGGAACGTCAGGGGCGCGCGATCGACAAAGATCAAGGCGCCTCGATGGAAAAGAAGAAGATCGAAGGTTACTTCTAACGCGGCTCGGCGCGTGTCGCGCTCCGCTGCGTTTCTCCCTGCAATTTGCCCGATTTTCCCGAGAAATCTCGGGTTTTGTCGACTAGCCCAACGCATATATCCATGTCGCACCAATCCGATCTAATCGCCACCGACATCAACGCTTATCTCGCACAGCACGAGAAAAAAGAGCTGCTCCGCTTTATCACTTGCGGTAGCGTCGACGACGGCAAAAGCACGCTGATCGGCAAGTTGCTGATCGAAGCGAAGGCGACCTACGAAGATCAATTGGCGGCCATCGAACGCGACTCGGTCGTTCACGGCACGGTCAGCGGCGAACTCGACCCGGCTCTGTTGATGGACGGGCTGAAGGAAGAACGCGAACAAGGGATCACGATCGACGTCGCCTATCGCTATTTCTCGACGGCGAAGCGCAAGTTCATCATCGCCGACACTCCCGGCCACGAGCAGTACACCCGCAACATGGCGACCGGCGCTTCGACCGCCGACCTCGCGATCATTTTGATTGACGCTCGCCACGGGGTGATGACGCAGACCAAACGTCACAGCTTCATCACGTCGCTGCTTGGCATCAAGCACATCGTCGTCGCCATCAACAAGATGGACCTGGTCGATTACAGCCAGGAAGTCTTCGACAAGATCAAGTCGGACTACGTCGAATTCGCCGCGAAAATGGCGGCCGACGACGTCCACTTCATTCCCCTCTCGGCATTGAAAGGGGACAACTTGGTCAACCTGAGCGCGAACATGCCCTGGTACGAGGGGAGCACGCTCATGCACTTGCTGGAAAACGTCTACATCGGGTCGGACCGCAACCTGCACGACTTCCGCTTCCCGGTGCAGTTGGTTAACCGCCCGCACCTCGACTTCCGCGGTTTCTGCGGCACGATCGCCTCCGGCACGATTCGTCCCGGCGAAGAAGTGATGGCCCTGCCGTCGAAGAAGACGAGCCGCGTCAAATCAATCGTCACGATGGACGGCGACCTTGAAGAGGCTTGCCCGCCGCTGTCGGTCACGATCACGCTGGAAGACGAAATCGACGTCAGCCGCGGCGACATGCTGGTTCGCCCCGGCAATCAGCCCCTGGTCGACGATCGCTTCGACGCGATGGTCGTCTGGATGGACGAAGACCCGATGGTTCCCGGCAAAGAATACCTGGTCAAGCAAACCTCGATCACGACGCCCGGCTCGATTTCGACCTTGCGTTACCAGATCGACGTCAACACGCTCCATCGCAAAGACGCGCCGACGCTGCGACTGAACGAAATCGGCCGCTGCGAAGTTCGCCTGAACCGCCCGATCGCCTTCGATCCGTACCCGAAAAACCGGACGACTGGCGCGTTTATCGTGATCGACCGGATCACCAATCGGACGATCGCCGCCGGCATGATCATCGACCGCAAAGAGAAGAAAGTCGCCCACTGGGATGACGAGCCCTCCTTGTCGCCGACCGGCGAAGGGGTGCAAAGCGTCACTGCCGGCCAACGCGAAGCTCGCTTCGGCCAAAAGCCGACGACGCTGCTGCTGACCGGTTTGACCGGCGCCGGCAAGACGACAATCGCCTACGCCTTGGAACGCCGCTTGTTCGACGAAGGTCGCGCCTGCGTCGTCCTCGACGGCCAGAACCTCCGCGGCGGCGTTAGCAAAGACCTCGGCTTCACCGCCGAAGAACGCTCCGAGAATCTCCGCCGCGGTAGCGAAATCGCCGCGCTGATGAACGGCGCCGGTTTGATCTGCATCTGCGCGTTTACCGCTCCGAACGAAGACGTTCGCCAGAAAGCGGCCGAAGTGGTCGGCAAGGAGCAATTCCTGGTCGTTCACCTCTCGGCGCCGATCGAAGTCTGCCGCCAGCGCGACGACAGCGGCTTGTACGCCAAGGCCGACACGGGCGAAATCGCCAATTTCCCCGGCGTCAGCTACGAATTCGAAGCCCCGGCCAGCCCTGACCTGGTCCTGCCAACGCACGAACTGGAAGTCAGCGAATCGGTCGACCAGATCATCGCGCTGCTGAAAGATCGGAAGATCATCTAAGCCAAACGCAAAATCTCTGTAACGGGCGCCACTGCTGGCTTGTCCAGCAGTGCCACCTTGGTACTCGGTTCACACTGCTGGACAAGCCAGCAGTGCCACCCCAAGAGACGCTCTCTACCCTTTCACTTCCGGCAGCTTCGCCACCACGACGATCCCTATCGTCGAGACTCCCGCGATCAGCGCCATCACCAGCGGCTCGGGTTGCGTCACGGCCAGCGTCGCCGTAACGCAGATGCCGACCAGCAGCATCGCTTTGATCTTCACGTTGCGGCGGACGCCCCGGTGTTCGTTCCAGTCGCGCAAGATTGGTCCGACCAAGCGGTTTCGCAAGATCCGCTCGTTCAGCCAAGGAGAACTGCGAGCGGCGAAATAGCTGGCCAACAGCAGGAAGGGAGTGCAGGGGAGCACCGGCAAGATCGCCCCCAGAATTCCCAGCGTCAGAAACAAGAGCGCGGAGGCGACGAAGATCACGCGTCGCAGTCCATGCGTCGCGACCGGAGCCTGCTTGGGCTGCGGCGATGACGCGAGAGGAGATGCGCCATGGATGCGCAGTCGCCGCTTGGTCGTCGTTTTGATCGTTTCCATCCCCAATCCTCCCCCTTGGACGCTCTCCTATTGCTAACTCTATGTCAGCAAAAGCGGAAAGCGGCATAGTCTGGTCATCGGCCATTTGGGGGAAAACCTGCATGGTTAGGAAAAACGAATCAGTTGCTATCGTTTTGCGGGTTAGTCGCCCCCAGAAAGTGCTTCCATCTCCTTTGGGGGTTGGCTATGCTATCGCGAAACTCCAGAAAACCCACATCAATTCAGAAGGCAAGCAATGGCACTCGTGCTTGGTATCGCCTTGATTATTTTCGGTTGCCAAGCGTTCACTCGCACTGGGCTGCCGCTGCTTCCCGGATTAAACATCACCGGGATTCCAGCAAAGCTGATTGGAGGCTTCTTCCTCCTGTTCGGCATCGGCTGTTGCGTCGTCGCCGCGGTAATCGACTATTCCTTGTATGCCTCCTTCACTAAACCCGAATAAAGAGAGCAGCATGATCGCGGTCTTGCTGGGGGTCATTTTTCTTTCGATTGGGGTCCGTGCCTTTACCAAAACGGGGCTACCCCTGGCCCCTGGCCTCTCAATCACGGGCGTTGCGGCGAAAGTTGTCGGCGTCTGTTGCTGCCTGTTGGGCTGTGCGATTATCGGCTATGTCTTTTACGCAAACTTCATCTTCGCCCAGGAGGCGGCCCGCCTGATCGACGAAATGGAAGGGCGTTAACTTCGCCCAGTCGGACTATCGCGGAAAACCCCAAGTAAATCTTACGTAACAGGCGGGAATTCTAGGCGGTTTACGGCGTCTCGCGACTTGTTGCGGCCGTCTCTAGTTCGCTAGAATAAGGCTTCCTTTTACAGCGCCATTCCCCTCTTTAGGGAACGGCTGCCGCACACGCGGCAGTTGCAATCGGCGGATTGGGCGGCATCTCGCACGGAATAAAACATGGCGCTCTTGAATTGGGTCCGGGGACGCGTTTTCAACCTGGTCCATCAAAATAACCTCGTTTACAACACCTGCTGGGAAGATCCTCGCTTGGATCGCGTAGCGCTCGACCTTGAGCCCCATCACAACGTGATGGTGATCACGTCGGCCGGGTGCAACGCGCTCGATTACGCTCTGGCAGGCGCCAATCACGTTTACGCGGTCGACATGAACCCGCGTCAGAACGCTCTGCTCGACCTGAAAAAGGCGGCGATTCGCGAACTGGAGTACGAAGACTTCTTCACCATGTTCGGCACCGGCCGCTTGCCTGACTTCAAGCAGGTTTACGAACAAAAACTGCGTCACGCTCTGCCGGAATGGTCGCAGTCTTACTGGAATCGTAAGATTCGCTACTTCCGCCCCCGCAAGAAGCGCAGCTTCTACTTCCGCGGCACCTCCGGCTCGTTCGCGCGGATGATGAACATCTACGTCGATCGGGTGTTGCGGCTCCGTCCGCTGGTGCTCGAACTGCTCGACGCCAAGTCGATCGACGAGCAAAAGGAGCTGTACGAAAAGATCCACGGCCGCCTGTGGACGAAGTCGCTGAAGTTCGCCATGAGCCGCGACACCACCTGGTCGCTGGTCGGCGTTCCCCGCGCTCAGCGTGAGTACCTGGAACAGCACTACGAAAACGGCATCGTCGACTTCGTTCAAGAGAATATGCGGGCCGTCTTCGCCGAACTGCCGATTCAGGACAACTACTTCTGGCGGGTCTACATCACCGGCGAATACACCCCGGCTTGCTGCCCCGAATACCTGAAGCCCGAAAACTTCCAGCGGCTGAAGGATGACGTCATCCATCGCGTCAGCACCCACACCGATTCGGTCGAGCACTTCCTGCGGAAGCATGACGGCACGCCGATTCACCGCTTGGTGCTGCTCGATCACATGGACTGGCTGACCGGTTCGCTTTACCCGTATCTCGTCTCCGAATGGCAGGC is part of the Blastopirellula sediminis genome and harbors:
- a CDS encoding CheR family methyltransferase, which produces MTPQDIDAVCGLVYDLCGIALDSSKDYLIESRLADLVKREGCANYVEFAVRARNSHGDLKRDVINAITTRETLFFRDKSPFEALMFKAIPELVDEKSKHAYDRRIRIWSAACSTGQEPYSIAMTLMETLPDYRSWNISILATDISDDALARASRGLYPPMETSRGLEAKYLNKYFIPQEGGHRIKDEVRSLVSFEKVNLLQSFAHLGRFDIIFCRNAIIYFNAEDRKRTYVNLANQLTDNGYFFVGSSESLIDLGPRFQPQHHCKSVFYQPNRQLPDFILANKVGSTTAPTMASVR
- the cysD gene encoding sulfate adenylyltransferase subunit CysD gives rise to the protein MSGYNITHLRQLEAESIHIIREVAAEFENPVMLYSIGKDSSVMVQLALKAFYPAKPPFPLMHVDTTWKFKEMIDFRESYAREELGLDLIVHINEEGRAVGIDPFEDSVKHTDLMKTASLKQALNKYKFDAAFGGARRDEEKSRAKERVFSFRDKNHRWDPKNQRPELWNVYNTKVNKGESIRVFPLSNWTELDVWQYIHLEKIPIVPLYYSAKRPVVWRNDMWIMVDDDRFVLQPGEKIEEKMVRFRTLGCYPLTGAVESEATTLPDIIQEMLLTTTSERQGRAIDKDQGASMEKKKIEGYF
- the cysN gene encoding sulfate adenylyltransferase subunit CysN is translated as MSHQSDLIATDINAYLAQHEKKELLRFITCGSVDDGKSTLIGKLLIEAKATYEDQLAAIERDSVVHGTVSGELDPALLMDGLKEEREQGITIDVAYRYFSTAKRKFIIADTPGHEQYTRNMATGASTADLAIILIDARHGVMTQTKRHSFITSLLGIKHIVVAINKMDLVDYSQEVFDKIKSDYVEFAAKMAADDVHFIPLSALKGDNLVNLSANMPWYEGSTLMHLLENVYIGSDRNLHDFRFPVQLVNRPHLDFRGFCGTIASGTIRPGEEVMALPSKKTSRVKSIVTMDGDLEEACPPLSVTITLEDEIDVSRGDMLVRPGNQPLVDDRFDAMVVWMDEDPMVPGKEYLVKQTSITTPGSISTLRYQIDVNTLHRKDAPTLRLNEIGRCEVRLNRPIAFDPYPKNRTTGAFIVIDRITNRTIAAGMIIDRKEKKVAHWDDEPSLSPTGEGVQSVTAGQREARFGQKPTTLLLTGLTGAGKTTIAYALERRLFDEGRACVVLDGQNLRGGVSKDLGFTAEERSENLRRGSEIAALMNGAGLICICAFTAPNEDVRQKAAEVVGKEQFLVVHLSAPIEVCRQRDDSGLYAKADTGEIANFPGVSYEFEAPASPDLVLPTHELEVSESVDQIIALLKDRKII
- a CDS encoding YbaN family protein, translated to METIKTTTKRRLRIHGASPLASSPQPKQAPVATHGLRRVIFVASALLFLTLGILGAILPVLPCTPFLLLASYFAARSSPWLNERILRNRLVGPILRDWNEHRGVRRNVKIKAMLLVGICVTATLAVTQPEPLVMALIAGVSTIGIVVVAKLPEVKG
- a CDS encoding DUF3419 family protein, with product MALLNWVRGRVFNLVHQNNLVYNTCWEDPRLDRVALDLEPHHNVMVITSAGCNALDYALAGANHVYAVDMNPRQNALLDLKKAAIRELEYEDFFTMFGTGRLPDFKQVYEQKLRHALPEWSQSYWNRKIRYFRPRKKRSFYFRGTSGSFARMMNIYVDRVLRLRPLVLELLDAKSIDEQKELYEKIHGRLWTKSLKFAMSRDTTWSLVGVPRAQREYLEQHYENGIVDFVQENMRAVFAELPIQDNYFWRVYITGEYTPACCPEYLKPENFQRLKDDVIHRVSTHTDSVEHFLRKHDGTPIHRLVLLDHMDWLTGSLYPYLVSEWQAILDTTREHGARILWRSGGMDTQFVNEVPVTVDGQKRQVGEMLQYHHETAEQLHPKDRVHTYGAFRIADLAA